The genomic interval GCGGAAGGGCCATAATTAGAGCTGGTAATTAGccccaggcagcactgagaGAACCGAGTCGCTTGTGGGGGGCTCATGGCACGCCCTCTGCTCGCGACGGAGGCTTTGCCACCCGGGGAAATGAGGAGCGAgcggctgctgcagctggaattggGGTCCtttggagggatttttgggCGTTTAGGGTGAGGAAGGCTCTCTGCAGCTCTAGAAGGCAGGCAGggtgtggggacacggggaagAGCCAAAGCTCGTGGAAGGAGCCCTAATGGGGAAGAgagaggctctgcagggagcgGGGGAAAGGACGATTTGCCTCAGGAGTCCGTGTGGGGTGCAGGTGATGGGTAGGGATGGAAAAGCAAAGGATGTGTGACTTTGGAGATGGCCCTTTCCacacagcaaagcccagctctgcccagccctgtcccgATCCAGCTGGGATCCCAAGCTCCAGCCCGAGCTGGGATCCCGCTGAGCGGTGTGGACAGgaggggcagcagagctgccagaacGGAAAGCCGGATTTTCCAGAGCTTTTTTAAACGCcgtgtccctgctccctctgccgCGTTCCCTCCTGGCACGGCGGGGAGAGGTCCCCGTGTGCCATGGGAATAACGCCCCGCGCGCCGACGCCTCGCGTCGGGAATTTGAGGCAGGATGGGAGCTGACACAACTGGGCCCAGTGCCCGTCTCGCTGCCcgagggaggaggaggaggaggaggaggaaggggacaTGATGTGAGCCAGCACTCAGAGCCCCGGGGTGTCACTCagcctgtcccctctgcccacgctgctgctgatggacagagccccaaaatcccttgGGACAAATCTCTTGGAGGGATCCAGGATGAGCAGCTGCAGGCCCAGAGCGAGAGAGACACAGCGGCAGGAATAACCCTCTCCgtgtggggaaactgaggcacgtTGGTGGGAGGAGGGGCAGGACCCCAGCAAATCAGGGTTAAATTCCCTGATTTGCAGTGAAGAAGACAatttctttcagcagctctCTCACCATCCTTCAGCTACACCCCGGAGGATGCTGAGGCACCAAACACCACCCCTGAGACCAGGCACAGCCTCAAAAATGGGAAGTGCGGTGCCATTTGGAGGAAAACCAAAAATCGAAATAATCTAAGATCTAAGTAATTTTTGGGCgggttttctccccttttttgaCCGCTGGCAGGtgtctgtccccagcagggcaagggGACGGGAGGGGACACCATgggggacaggagcagagccctccctgctgtCTCCCATCACGTGAAGGTTCTGGGTATTTCTCGCCATTCCCAAAGCCGTTTCTTGCAGGCTTTGCCTGTAAATGACTTTAATCTTCATAAGCCCAAAAAGTAAAGCTGCTTATCCGGCCGGGCCCTGCTGGAGCGCTGGCAGGAGCGGGGGGGACGTGGACAAGAGAAGGGGGGGGGTCAGTCCAGGGGAGAGGAAACCCCACGGAGCTCCATCACATccctcatccccatcccatcccctccgGACATCCCAACACCCCGAGGCCTCAGGGAAGGGGGTCAGCAGCACATCTCCCCTCTGCACGCTCCCTCCCACACATCCCGGAGCTGTGCCCGTGTGCCACcactccctttttttcccctttcaccTCGCTCCAAGAGGAATCTCGGTCTCAATCCTGGCCCAAAGCAGGCGGAGAGCTGCCGCCCGGGGCTTGCCAAGCCGGCAGCCGGCGGAGCCGGTGCTCTGCGCGGCGTTTAACGCTGAATAATTCCCTGCGGATGAGCGGAACTATTCTAAACCTGCCAGACGCCACCGGCACCCAGCTCCCGCCAGGGATTCCACGGGGACAGCTTTGGGGACAGAGCCCGGGACATCGGGGTCTCGCGCAGGGAAGGCAGCGAGGTTCAGGAATCAGCCCCAAACCGCGGCCCCTGCCAGCTCGGAGCGTCAGAAAGTAAAGCCTGCTCTAAAGGGGAGCTTTGGCATCGCTCCATCCCTGTCACAGCCTTGCCAGTCCTCACAAGCAGCACGGAGCCAattgctgcccaggctgctcatCCCCACCTCTTTGGGGAGGAGATGGGGGGGTTCACCCCCACTTTTTCCCCTGCCAGGGGACCCCCGGAGCCGCTGGCAACAGAGGGGGGCCGAGGCGGGGTGTGCCGCGTCCTTATGGAATGGttttttattacagtttttaaTCTCACAGTCGGTAGCATTACATGAGAATAAAGCACTGGACAGGACTGGAAAAAAAGGCCTCTGGAGACAGCATGCAAACATTGCAACGagtttaaagcaaaacaacccaaaaaaaaaagcgtCTGGCGGGGACGCGGCCGCGCTCTCCCGACCGGGCGGCGAGTCCAGCGTGTCCCCGTCAACCATCACTTCTGTCGCTGGGGGTTTCCTTTTCATGTGTCCGTTTCATTggtttgtttattattattctcCTTTTAACAaccttcttctctctttcttcctttttttttttttttttttttttcttcttttaattacattaaaaaataagattcGTACTTTAGTAAAACACCCAACGCTCAGCTGGGCCCTgcttgaaataataaaaaaaacgacaaaaaaaaaaaaaaaaaaagaaaaagaaaaaaacaaacccaaaacaataaacagcccccccccccaaaactgagaaaacatcaaaaaaaccccacaaaaataataaaaaaagagcgTGggagacaaaaacaaaacaaaaaaaaccccaccaaacctagaaaataaaaaaaaaaaccagacagaTTTGGAAGTTTGGGAGCAACCGGGGGAATTGCAGGGGGGGGCACCACACCCCCGGGGCTCCCTCCTGGTGCCGTGGTGGGGCAGGGGGGCTGAGTACACCCCGGTCCCCCCCACAGTGTGGGTCCCCTGTGGCTGTGGGGTGGCAGAGCCCCCCCTCACAGGTAGAGCTCCTTCTCTTTGATATGCACTAGCTGTTCACGGAGCTGGTGGAAGGACGGCCGGTGGCCGGGGTCCAGGGTCCAGCACTTCTTCATCACCTCGTAGACGACGGCCGGACAACCGTCCGGAGCATCCATCTTATAGCCCTTCTCCACGCGGGGCACCACGTCCttcaggggctgggggaagtTCGGGATGTCAGGGAGGGGCTCTCCCCAGAAATTTGGGCTcagctcccccccccccaaagcccagccCCTCGCTCAGCACTCACAATTCTCGGGTAAGGCACTCGCCCGAAGGAGTAGATTTCCCACAGGAGGATCCCGAAGCTCCACACGTCCGACTTGGTGGAGAATTTCTGCAGGGaggggggggaagggagagaggtCCTGTGAGCAGGCTCAGGCAGGGGTGTGGGATCTACAATTCCACAGAAGATTGTGGACTTTGGGTGCGGGAATCAGCAGCGGTGTAGAATTCTTTTGCTGGATAATGGCTTAAGAAAAATATGGAGCTCAATCGAAAGCTATGCTTatgcttttttgctttgcttgcttttaGCCATGCAGATTTGCCAGTTAGCCAACCTAAAACAAATGTTTGGGTGACTTTAGCTAATGCTTCAGGTTTAGATACCATGTGTGCGTCCAACACGACCCCCGAGAAACCATTTTCTGCCTATTTGGTTGGTGTGCCGGTAGATGTCTGGTCAATCCCAAAAGATGTTCAAAAAGCTGTATCAGGCACATTTATGGGATCATCCCCAAATAATCTTTGGATTCCAGGGGATGCATGGGAACAGTGGGTTCCTCACCTTCCCAAGGCATCTTCTGAGCCTCAAGAATTAGAGATCCTTGGCTCTGTGTACATGACCTAGTGTGTCAAATTTAATTATACAGGGGAAGATCCATCTTTAGCTAAAGATGTTACTCCCTTTCAcagcacatttaaaaatcagaccTCACGGCGCAACTATACTTCTTCAATTCAATCTGCATTTAATATTTCCTTCCAATTCtggaaggaaatgttttttttttatttgtggagACAGGGTTTGGCCTGCTATCCCAGCACACACCACAGGATCAAGGGTGGCAAGGGATCCTCCCCACCCTCAGGGCAGCTGCTTTTGGGGTCAGACAGCGGGAAGTGGCACTCAAGCACCATCTCTGGGACAGCCTGGGAAGCTCCCTCCTCCCGCAGCTTCCACCATATCCCTCTGCTCACCCACCTTTTCTCTAAGTGCTTCTGGTGCTGTCCACTTGACGGGCAGCTTGCCCGTGTCCTGTGTGGAGGAGGCTTCCTTGGTGAGCCCGAAATCGCTGACCTTGGCGATGTTGTCCTCCGAGACCAGCACGTTCCTCGCCGCCAGGTCCCGGTGCACGAAGTTGTTGGCTTCCAGGTACTCCATGGCTTCACAGACATCTctgggaggggtgggaggcaCAAGGGGGTTGGCAGGGCGGCCCCAAGGCGAGGGTGGGGCGGGTCAGGGTGGTGGGCATGGCCTTGCCTGGTACTTACAAGGAGAACTTGAGCAGACAGTCTGCCCCGAGCACCGACCGCCCGCGCGACCGCAGGTAGTCTACTAGGCTGCcctggaggcagggaaggacagAGAGCTGGGgtcagcagggccagcagcccaCCTGCTGCCCCTCCCTCACAGGGCAGGACCAGGGCATGGCACCCCTCCCTTGTGGGGCAGGAACAGGGCAGATGTCTCCTTAAGATGGGGCAGGACCAGGGCAGATGTCCCTTTAGGATGGGGCAGGACCAGAGGAGATGTCCCTTTAGGATaggacaggacccagggatgATGTCCCTTTAGGATGGGGCAGGACCCAAGGATGATGTCCCTTTAGGATAGGACAGGACCAGGGGAGACATTCCTTTAGGTTGGGGTTGGACTAAAGAGATGTCTGTCCCTTatgggacaggacccagggatgGTGTCCCTTTAGGATGGGGCAGGACCAGAGGAGATGTCCCTTTAGGATaggacaggacccagggatgGTGTCCCTTTAGGATGGGGCAGGACCAGAGGAGATGTCCCTTTAGGATGGGGCAGGACCCAAGGATGATGTCCCTTTAGGATGGGGCAGGACCCAAGGATGATGTCCCTTTAGGATGGGGCAGGACCCAGGGATGATGTGTGTCCCTTATGGGACAGGACCAGGGATGGTGTCCCTTTAGGATAGGACTGGACCCAGGGATGGTGTCCCTTTAGGATGGGGCAGGACCAGAGGAGATGTCCCTTTAGGAcaggacaggacccagggatgTTGTCCCTTCAAACAAGGGGCAGGACACAAGGATGATGTCCCTCTCTCAAGGGGCACATCTGGGGATGCCAACCCTCGCTGGGGGCCAGCGATGGCACACGGGACACGCCACCTGCAGCCACCACTGTGGCCCCAGCGAGATGCAGCCCAAGCTGGCATGACCCAGCTGTGCCAGCGTGAAGCCCCAGGAGCGTGgggggggacaaggggacagagggggagGGCAGGTGGCcgggttggggggggggtctcaccttGGCCATGTACTCGGTGACGATGTAAAGGCCACTCTTCTCCTCCACAAtcacccccagcagctgcaccaggTTGCTGTGTCGAAGCTGCCTGCGCGGCACAggagggctcagggcaggggtttggggacaagAGGGGTGTCAGGGAGCACCCACCGCTGCTCACAGGGACAGAGGTGCCCCCTCCCTCACGCTGTCCCCCCACGGAGGGCGACACTCACGTCATGACGGACGCCTCTGCCAGGAAGGCCTGCGCTGTGGCGTCGTTTTTAATGCACTTCACGGCGACTTTGTTCCCCCGGTAATCCCCCAGCATCACGTCTGCAGGCCAGGAGAGACGGGCACAGGAGGCACTGGGAAGCGTCCCAGCCTCCTCCTGGGGCCCCACAGCACcctgggggggaggggggggggctACAGAGGAGCTCCCCCCACATTCAGGGCCACCAcgggctggggacagcgggcTCACCTCCGAATTCCCCTTTGCCAATGATCTGTAGCAACTTGAGGTCCTTCATGTTGAGGGCCCAGCCGCCTGCACGGGGGAAGAAGGGGGAGTGAGGGGGTGccggggggtccccgggggcaggggagggggcgCGGCCACTCACTGCGGGAGAACTCGTCCTGCGCTGCCACCGTGCCCTCCATCAGCTTGGGTTTGATGAGGCGGGTGCAGAGCCCGTCCGCGTCCGTGGTGTAATGCTGGGGGGGACGCGGCGGGGCGCGGGTgacaccctggcacaggggtgggTGACACCCCGGCGGCGCCGGGCTCTGAGGTCCCACCAGGTGGCAGCACGAGGCCACGGACAGGCCTGGTGGCAGCCGAAGGTCCTtgtccctcctccctcctcctggtccctgtccccagcgtCCCCACCCCAGGGCACCAGCGGAGGAGGAAGAGCACCCACCGCCCCCCCAGGCTCCACACCTGCGGCCCCTCAAGCTCTGATGTCCCCGCACGTCCCCACGGCGGCCGGACGGAGACGCCAGCGGAGACCTCACCTCCACCAGCTGCATGAGGTTCTCGAAGTAGACCTCCTCGTCGATGCTGAGCTTGCTGGAGGAGTAGATGATGCGGTAGTGCTCCACCTTGCCCTCGCAGCTGACGCACAGGGTGTAGTCCCCGGGGTAGTTGGTGCTCTCCCGCACCAGGAACAGCCCCGTCTCGGGGGGGTACAGCAGCCGCTCCGCCTGCTCCCGCGTGATCTTCCCGTGGAACCACCTGCAGGGCCACGGAGGGTGGGCTGAGGGCTGCCCGCACccctgtggggctgtgtttgcaTCGGGGGCAGCTTCTGGCCCTGCCTGCGTGGGGACGGTGCTCCTCGCCGTCCCCGGTGCTCCTCGCTGTCCCCACCCACCCCGTGACACAGCTCCTTCCACGGCGtcctgctcccctcctcctggccccagctgggattctgtccctctgcacGCTCCCAGGAGgttcctcctccagcctgggagtcactggcagctctgggatgcagcaggaacATCAAACCCgtctgcctcccttccctcctgtgcAAACCCCATTCCaaccttccctcttcctcccagcaGCCTTTACAACCCCAGCcttggctaaaaaaaaaacaatttaaaacacAACCCAACTGTTGAATCACCCTCCCAGCCACGCAGGCAACTCCCAAAACGCTCAGAGCTCTCCCCCCAGCAgcaaatcccaaccccaaatccacgCTGCTGCCCCTTGTGCCCTCTGAGGAATGTCCCTTCTGCTGAGACACAGCTCTGGCCACAGGGACGCTCCAGCCCAAGCCACGTCCCCCGGGAGCCAGAGCCCTGGCTGGATACTCACGGCATGAGGCTGAGCTTGATGCCAGCTTTGACCCCTTCCCGCTTCTGGACGTAGTTAGCAGGAATGatgccctccctgcccacctTGTTCTTCGCCTTGTACCAGTTGGGGTCCTGTGGGCACAGGGGGATGTCACGACGAGCCCACGGCCCCTGCATCCCACCCGAGGAGCTCTCCAGGGGCTCCCCAAGCACCCCTGCACcccctggctggctgcaggaagGATGGGATGAGCAGCGCATCGGGGTCGCTGCTGGGACCACCAAACCCCAATGCTGGTGGCCCCACAGGGCTCAGTGTGATCCCCTCCCaaccccccagagccccccaaacccagagcccctcttttccttccccgCGGAGGAGCCCAGCACCGCTGCCtctcccatccctcctccaCCTCCCGGGAGGCGCTCGCCTTTCGGAGAAACCTTAACTAACGAGGCCGGGAATTAATTAACCGAGCTCGCGGCCCGACTGACGCCCAGCGGGACcggcagggccaggggctgtcACTGGCACGTGCCACGGGGCGCAGGGACGCGGCGAGGGGACACCTTACCTTGGTGACGGCGACGATGGTGAGCACGTCCCCTTTGCTGAAGGGCAGGTCCTGCTCGGCGGTACCGTGGAAGTTGTACTTGGCGATACATTCCGTACCGGACGGCCACACggcctggcaggagcagggggtgcCATCAGAGCCCTGCCTGAGCGTGTCACCCACCCCTGGCACCCCCCGACCCGCGGGGACCCCCCTGGCAGGTGCGAACCCAAACGGGGTCTATTTAAACCAAGTGTCCCCACGTCCCTGCCGAGCGCTGGGGCCACCTCTGGATGGCTCCATCGCCTCCTCTCCTCGCCCAGAGCTCACCTGCATCCCTGACATCTTCTCAGGAGGCTGGGGAGCGACTCTCACAGGGGGGACGCGTCACTTGGTACCATGAGACCTGCACGGGGGGAAGGGACGGCTGAGAACGGGGCACGGCGGGAATGAGGTGCAAGGAGGACGCAGCACCCCCGCCAAGGATGCTCTCAGGCCAGGTGAGCATCTCTTCTCCCTCCAAGAACGGGTCCTGCGTCCAAAATATCCCCAGACTGGGGTGGAAGTGGGAGCTCCGGGcctgctcagcccctgcagTCGGGATGGGAGCAGCTGCTCACCCGGATCAGGCGGCATTTGCACGGATACAGCTTGTGAAGAGCTGAGTTTTTGAGTGCAGCATCTGCATCGAGGAGAAGTCCAGCACAGCATGGACGGGTGGAGATGcccagagaagggaagggaacagagatGACCTCCAGAAGGTCCATCCCACTCCTCTCCCAGGCTACACAGccagagccctgctctccctggtgACCCACACGTGGAAACATCCAGCCCTGAGAGCTTCCCAGGCCTGGGatccaaaagaaacaaaccaaaagtgctccctgcagcacaaaAACCGCTGGGACTCTGGGACGTGCAGCTCCTAAAGCCCAGGGGGATGTGCTGCCCGGgggtgctgtgctctgggatggctgtgtgggagggaggggaaCAAACCCGGCTTTATTCCCGCCGCTCCAGCCCCCGGCACGGGATGAAGTCACCGGCCCCACAATCAAACCAGGCTTTCTTGGGCTGGGGCACCGGGGtcgtgctgggctggggggggtACAGATGGGGGGACACAGGCAGAGCAACCCCCGAAACCCACCCAAATACTGACGAATTCATCACCTCCATCGGGGTCACCACCGGCAGCCCCGCCGCGGTGTCGGTCAGCGGCTGGGAGTATTTTGGGAAGGAGGAAGTGAAACGAGGGGCAAGGCCGaggacaggaggaggaaggagataAGGGGCAGAGCTGCGGGAGGAAGAGCGCGGTGAGAACGCGGCCCTGTTTCCACCACGTGCCCGCAGCGATCCGGAAAAGGCGTCACGCTGCCACCCAGCACCTTCCTCGCCTTCCCCCAGCGCGGGGACGCGGCGCACGGCGCCCCGTTTCTGGCAGAAATGGAGGCTCGGGTGTTCGCCCCAAAAACCAGAGTCCGGGGACCTGAGGGGTTTCCATCACCACAGAGTTGGGTGGGTTTCTTTGCCAGCCAGCCCTGAAAAAGCTGGAGATGGCACCCAAACCCAGCTTGATGGCACCCTGGAGTGCCAGGATCcaggggagggcagagcccGGCAATTCTGGGCCGGGGAGCACCAGCTGGGATCCAGAGTGCATCCACAGCTGGGAGcaaacaatcccagctccacccagaacatccccagctccaaCCCGCTGCCGTTTCAAGCTGTTTTTTGCTTAGATTTTGGATTTACACCTGGCACGGAACAAAAATTTCAGCCAGGGGTCTGGATCCCACCGGTCCGAAACGCAGCACCAGAAAACCAGGGAATGAACTCCGCTCTCTAGGCCGGGGAGGGATTTGGCTGACGCCTGGAAGGAGGTTTAAGGGGGGGATTTCCCATCGCTGGGGCTCTCAGCCCTGTTCCCCATCCAGCGTCCCGTGGGGACACCGAGCACAGGCTGGTTCTGGGTGTTGCTCAAGGAGAGCTCCGGCCCGAAGCCCTGAGTCAGCGCTTCCCACCGGCCTTATTTCCAAATAGCCAAAAATCAGCAGGATGGATGGAGGTTTCACCCCAGGTGTGACCAGCTGGAAAACCCTGGAGCCGGTGCAAGGGAAGCCCAAAGGTTCGTCCCACGTTTCCCACCCCGTGCAGGAGCGGAATCCTCCCAGTCCCAAAGGCCGCTTGTTTGGGCTTTCAGCTCACGGATGTCACCAGCATTTATATTTGATAAATGCAGCGAGGATACAAAATTCACAGCCTGCCTTcataaagaaaatttcttttccctgctaAAGAGGAAACTGCCTGAGCAAAAACCCCACCAAGAACACgctccagccagcccaggctTTTTTATCTTCCCGGATCGTGGATATTCATGGCACAGGACCGTGGCATTGTTGTAATTACACACAATAAATCCGCCTTTCAGTTTTAAAGAGGAAGGTGGTTAAAACACCAGAGGCTGCCCCTCAGCCCGACACAGGCCTTCCTCCTGTGagcctcattttctttttaatcgTTACCTAATTTCTGCCTCAAAGCCGAGACTTTccgaggaag from Vidua chalybeata isolate OUT-0048 chromosome 13, bVidCha1 merged haplotype, whole genome shotgun sequence carries:
- the CSK gene encoding tyrosine-protein kinase CSK, giving the protein MSGMQAVWPSGTECIAKYNFHGTAEQDLPFSKGDVLTIVAVTKDPNWYKAKNKVGREGIIPANYVQKREGVKAGIKLSLMPWFHGKITREQAERLLYPPETGLFLVRESTNYPGDYTLCVSCEGKVEHYRIIYSSSKLSIDEEVYFENLMQLVEHYTTDADGLCTRLIKPKLMEGTVAAQDEFSRSGWALNMKDLKLLQIIGKGEFGDVMLGDYRGNKVAVKCIKNDATAQAFLAEASVMTQLRHSNLVQLLGVIVEEKSGLYIVTEYMAKGSLVDYLRSRGRSVLGADCLLKFSLDVCEAMEYLEANNFVHRDLAARNVLVSEDNIAKVSDFGLTKEASSTQDTGKLPVKWTAPEALREKKFSTKSDVWSFGILLWEIYSFGRVPYPRIPLKDVVPRVEKGYKMDAPDGCPAVVYEVMKKCWTLDPGHRPSFHQLREQLVHIKEKELYL